From Actinoplanes oblitus, a single genomic window includes:
- a CDS encoding leucyl aminopeptidase, which translates to MTQPSLSLVDTDPAELAVDAIVIGLHSQPDQDGALLPASGAESIAAAFDGKLTSTLALLGATGAPGEVTKLATLGTVAAPLVVAVGLGDEPTGSAPDLETLRRGTGAAVRALAGSASVALALPVPDDADAPAVLRATLEGALLGGYRFAGYKTKPQKGRREPVTALRVHVPDAADAAAQAEVTRAEVVGRAVRQARDWVNMPPNELRPATFADQVAAAAGEAGLAVEVLDFEQLKAGGYGGIVAVGQGSEAPPRLVKLSYTPDGVAEPKRVALVGKGITFDTGGVSIKPAAGMWEMKSDMAGAAAVAAAMLAIAAIKPGVAVSGYLAIAENMPSGSAYRPGDVITMFNGKRVEVFNTDAEGRMVLGDAMARACADGADYLFETSTLTGGQVISLGKRIAGLMGSDEATALVKAAGDTVGEPAWPMPLPDDVRKGMESEIADICQTNANLDRAGHMLQGGVFLREFVAPGVEWAHIDVAGPAYHSGEATGYWTKGGTGVPIRTLLQVVETL; encoded by the coding sequence GTGACCCAGCCCAGCCTCAGCCTGGTCGACACCGACCCGGCCGAATTGGCGGTCGATGCCATCGTCATCGGCCTGCACAGCCAGCCCGACCAGGACGGCGCCCTGCTTCCGGCGTCCGGCGCGGAGAGCATCGCCGCGGCGTTCGACGGGAAGCTGACGTCGACCCTGGCGCTGCTCGGCGCCACCGGCGCCCCGGGTGAGGTGACCAAGCTGGCCACCCTCGGTACGGTCGCCGCGCCGCTGGTGGTCGCGGTCGGCCTCGGCGACGAGCCGACCGGCTCCGCCCCCGACCTGGAGACGCTGCGCCGGGGCACCGGCGCCGCGGTGCGCGCGCTGGCCGGCAGCGCCTCGGTGGCGCTGGCCCTGCCGGTGCCGGACGACGCGGACGCCCCGGCGGTGCTGCGGGCCACGCTGGAGGGCGCGCTGCTCGGCGGCTACCGGTTCGCCGGCTACAAGACCAAGCCGCAGAAGGGTCGCCGGGAGCCGGTGACCGCGTTGCGGGTGCACGTGCCGGACGCCGCCGACGCGGCCGCCCAGGCCGAGGTGACCCGCGCCGAGGTGGTCGGCCGCGCGGTCCGGCAGGCCCGGGACTGGGTCAACATGCCGCCGAACGAGCTGCGCCCGGCCACCTTCGCCGACCAGGTGGCGGCGGCCGCCGGCGAGGCCGGGCTGGCCGTCGAGGTGCTCGACTTCGAGCAGCTCAAGGCCGGCGGGTACGGCGGTATCGTGGCGGTCGGCCAGGGTTCCGAGGCGCCGCCGCGGCTGGTCAAGCTGAGCTACACCCCGGACGGGGTGGCCGAGCCGAAGCGGGTCGCGCTGGTCGGCAAGGGCATCACGTTCGACACCGGTGGGGTCAGCATCAAGCCGGCCGCCGGCATGTGGGAGATGAAGTCGGACATGGCCGGTGCGGCCGCTGTCGCCGCGGCCATGCTGGCGATCGCCGCGATCAAGCCGGGCGTGGCGGTCTCCGGTTACCTCGCGATCGCGGAGAACATGCCGTCCGGGTCGGCGTACCGGCCGGGCGACGTGATCACCATGTTCAACGGCAAGCGGGTCGAGGTGTTCAACACCGACGCCGAGGGCCGCATGGTGCTCGGCGACGCGATGGCGCGGGCCTGCGCGGACGGCGCCGACTACCTGTTCGAGACGTCCACCCTGACCGGCGGCCAGGTGATCTCGCTGGGCAAGCGGATCGCCGGCCTGATGGGCTCGGACGAGGCGACCGCGCTGGTCAAGGCGGCCGGCGACACGGTGGGCGAGCCGGCCTGGCCGATGCCGCTGCCGGACGACGTGCGCAAGGGCATGGAGTCGGAGATCGCCGACATCTGCCAGACCAACGCCAACCTGGACCGGGCCGGGCACATGCTGCAGGGCGGCGTGTTCCTGCGCGAGTTCGTGGCGCCGGGCGTGGAGTGGGCGCACATCGACGTGGCGGGTCCGGCGTACCACTCCGGTGAGGCCACCGGTTACTGGACCAAGGGCGGGACCGGCGTGCCGATCCGCACCCTGCTGCAGGTGGTCGAGACGCTCTGA